One stretch of Oncorhynchus tshawytscha isolate Ot180627B linkage group LG19, Otsh_v2.0, whole genome shotgun sequence DNA includes these proteins:
- the LOC112218689 gene encoding calcium and integrin-binding protein 1 — protein MGTTPSQLGKDLLSEYQELTFLTKQEIMLAHKRYSELLSKEDRNLTSVPMEKVLSLPELKSNPFRKRICHVFSTSDMKDGSLTFEDFLDLLSAFSDSATLEIKSHYAFRIFDFDDDGTLDGGDLEKLVNCLTGETEDTRLTPEEMRQLISNILEESDIDKDGTVNLSEFQHVISRSPDFISSFKIVL, from the exons atgggaacaacaccAAGTCAATTAGGGAAGGATCTGCTCTCAGAATATCAG GAGCTGACATTTCTTACAAAACAAGAAATTATGTT GGCACACAAGCGATACAGTGAACTCCTCTCCAAAGAGGACAGAAACCTCACCAGTGTGCCCATGGAGAAAGTCCTTTCACTGCCAGAACTCAAG TCCAACCCTTTCAGGAAAAGGATCTGCCATGTATTCTCAACATCTGATATGAAAGATGGAAGTCTCACCTTTGAGGACTTTCTTGATCTCTTGAGTGCCTTCAGCGATTCAGCTACACTGGAAATCAAGTCCCACTATGCATTCCGCATTTTTG ACTTTGATGACGATGGCACTCTGGATGGTGGGGACCTGGAGAAGCTGGTGAACTGTTTGACTGGTGAGACTGAAGACACAAGGCTTACACCTGAAGAGATGAGGCAGCTCATCAGCAAT ATTCTTGAAGAGTCAGATATAGACAAAGATGGGACAGTAAATCTGTCAGAGTTCCAACATGTTATCTCCAGGTCACCAGATTTCATCAG TTCTTTTAAGATTGTGCTGTGA
- the rccd1 gene encoding RCC1 domain-containing protein 1 isoform X3, which translates to MVIPDNTGPSLAFPLVPGGYIASNPPFYRPLSPQLLAVSLALGTEHAVLLTASGVIYTWGSGSHGQLGHGDLSPQEEPRAMEALMGMSMSTVAAGGWHSVCTSAGGDLYVWGWNESGQVGLPSRALRGEQQKSQDTGGASTCKDEEESYDEVFISIQAFPALVDVTQSCEISKISCGSRHTAAVTSTGDLYTWGWGEYGQLGQGTENSSDEPRRVEFFKDQGLRVVDVVCGPWNTFVSAIKEDPSLHPDTHP; encoded by the exons ATGGTGATTCCAGATAATACTG GGCCCTCACTAGCATTCCCATTAGTTCCAGGAGGGTACATAGCTTCCAACCCTCCCTTTTACCGCCCACTTTCCCCACAACTACTGGCTGTTAGCCTGGCACTAGGCACAGAGCACGCAGTCCTCCTCACTGCATCTGGAGTCATCTACACCTGGGGCTCAGGCAG CCATGGGCAGCTGGGACATGGGGACCTGAGCCCCCAGGAGGAGCCCAGAGCAATGGAGGCACTAATGGGTATGTCCATGAGCACTGTGGCCGCCGGGGGTTGGCACTCTGTCTGCACCAGTG CTGGGGGAGACCTGTACGTGTGGGGCTGGAATGAGAGTGGCCAGGTGGGACTGCCATCACGAGCCCTAAGAGGAGAGCAGCAGAAGAGCCAGGACACAG GTGGTGCCAGCACATgtaaagatgaagaggagagctACGACGAGGTGTTCATATCAATACAGGCCTTCCCAGCCCTGGTGGATGTTACTCAGTCATGTGAGATCAGCAAGATCAGCTGTGGGTCGCGTCACACTGCGGCAGTCACAA GTACAGGTGATCTCTACACTTGGGGCTGGG GTGAATACGGCCAGCTGGGACAGGGGACTGAGAACAGTTCAGACGAGCCAAGAAGGGTAGAGTTTTTCAAGGACCAGGGGCTGCGTGTGGTGGATGTAGTGTGTGGACCATGGAACACTTTTGTTTCTGCTATCAAAGAggacccctctctccatcctgacACACATCCTTAA
- the rccd1 gene encoding RCC1 domain-containing protein 1 isoform X2 translates to MNWFGFGFNGFGQIRTNEKLTDGESAGDANVIYPISIDIVCRNLEEEPVQICQHNSNVDPQIRTSWSRRAALHSNSDGRLCLAGFGVGAPSQRGCGGCVEESRGCQDAHISEAYLALSFTDRVECWNSERNETKPGWSMVIPDNTGPSLAFPLVPGGYIASNPPFYRPLSPQLLAVSLALGTEHAVLLTASGVIYTWGSGSHGQLGHGDLSPQEEPRAMEALMAGGDLYVWGWNESGQVGLPSRALRGEQQKSQDTGGASTCKDEEESYDEVFISIQAFPALVDVTQSCEISKISCGSRHTAAVTSTGDLYTWGWGEYGQLGQGTENSSDEPRRVEFFKDQGLRVVDVVCGPWNTFVSAIKEDPSLHPDTHP, encoded by the exons ATGAATtggtttggatttggcttcaacGGCTTTGGACAAATACGAACGAATGAAAAATTGACTGATGGGGAAAGTGCCGGAGATGCCAACGTGATATATCCAATCTCTATTGATATTGTTTGTCGGAATTTGGAAGAGGAGCCTGTCCAAATCTGTCAACATAATAGCAATGTTGATCCGCAGATCAGGACAAGTTGGAGTCGAAGAGCAGCTCTGCATTCAAATA GTGATGGAAGGCTGTGTTTGGCAGGTTTTGGAGTAGGGGCCCCCAGTCAGAGAGGATGTGGCGGCTGTGTAGAGGAAAGCCGAGGGTGCCAGGATGCACATATCAGCGAGGCATATCTGGCCCTGTCTTTCACAGACAGAGTAGAGTGCTGGAACTCTGAGCGAAATGAGACGAAACCAGGGTGGAGTATGGTGATTCCAGATAATACTG GGCCCTCACTAGCATTCCCATTAGTTCCAGGAGGGTACATAGCTTCCAACCCTCCCTTTTACCGCCCACTTTCCCCACAACTACTGGCTGTTAGCCTGGCACTAGGCACAGAGCACGCAGTCCTCCTCACTGCATCTGGAGTCATCTACACCTGGGGCTCAGGCAG CCATGGGCAGCTGGGACATGGGGACCTGAGCCCCCAGGAGGAGCCCAGAGCAATGGAGGCACTAATGG CTGGGGGAGACCTGTACGTGTGGGGCTGGAATGAGAGTGGCCAGGTGGGACTGCCATCACGAGCCCTAAGAGGAGAGCAGCAGAAGAGCCAGGACACAG GTGGTGCCAGCACATgtaaagatgaagaggagagctACGACGAGGTGTTCATATCAATACAGGCCTTCCCAGCCCTGGTGGATGTTACTCAGTCATGTGAGATCAGCAAGATCAGCTGTGGGTCGCGTCACACTGCGGCAGTCACAA GTACAGGTGATCTCTACACTTGGGGCTGGG GTGAATACGGCCAGCTGGGACAGGGGACTGAGAACAGTTCAGACGAGCCAAGAAGGGTAGAGTTTTTCAAGGACCAGGGGCTGCGTGTGGTGGATGTAGTGTGTGGACCATGGAACACTTTTGTTTCTGCTATCAAAGAggacccctctctccatcctgacACACATCCTTAA
- the rccd1 gene encoding RCC1 domain-containing protein 1 isoform X1 — protein MNWFGFGFNGFGQIRTNEKLTDGESAGDANVIYPISIDIVCRNLEEEPVQICQHNSNVDPQIRTSWSRRAALHSNSDGRLCLAGFGVGAPSQRGCGGCVEESRGCQDAHISEAYLALSFTDRVECWNSERNETKPGWSMVIPDNTGPSLAFPLVPGGYIASNPPFYRPLSPQLLAVSLALGTEHAVLLTASGVIYTWGSGSHGQLGHGDLSPQEEPRAMEALMGMSMSTVAAGGWHSVCTSAGGDLYVWGWNESGQVGLPSRALRGEQQKSQDTGGASTCKDEEESYDEVFISIQAFPALVDVTQSCEISKISCGSRHTAAVTSTGDLYTWGWGEYGQLGQGTENSSDEPRRVEFFKDQGLRVVDVVCGPWNTFVSAIKEDPSLHPDTHP, from the exons ATGAATtggtttggatttggcttcaacGGCTTTGGACAAATACGAACGAATGAAAAATTGACTGATGGGGAAAGTGCCGGAGATGCCAACGTGATATATCCAATCTCTATTGATATTGTTTGTCGGAATTTGGAAGAGGAGCCTGTCCAAATCTGTCAACATAATAGCAATGTTGATCCGCAGATCAGGACAAGTTGGAGTCGAAGAGCAGCTCTGCATTCAAATA GTGATGGAAGGCTGTGTTTGGCAGGTTTTGGAGTAGGGGCCCCCAGTCAGAGAGGATGTGGCGGCTGTGTAGAGGAAAGCCGAGGGTGCCAGGATGCACATATCAGCGAGGCATATCTGGCCCTGTCTTTCACAGACAGAGTAGAGTGCTGGAACTCTGAGCGAAATGAGACGAAACCAGGGTGGAGTATGGTGATTCCAGATAATACTG GGCCCTCACTAGCATTCCCATTAGTTCCAGGAGGGTACATAGCTTCCAACCCTCCCTTTTACCGCCCACTTTCCCCACAACTACTGGCTGTTAGCCTGGCACTAGGCACAGAGCACGCAGTCCTCCTCACTGCATCTGGAGTCATCTACACCTGGGGCTCAGGCAG CCATGGGCAGCTGGGACATGGGGACCTGAGCCCCCAGGAGGAGCCCAGAGCAATGGAGGCACTAATGGGTATGTCCATGAGCACTGTGGCCGCCGGGGGTTGGCACTCTGTCTGCACCAGTG CTGGGGGAGACCTGTACGTGTGGGGCTGGAATGAGAGTGGCCAGGTGGGACTGCCATCACGAGCCCTAAGAGGAGAGCAGCAGAAGAGCCAGGACACAG GTGGTGCCAGCACATgtaaagatgaagaggagagctACGACGAGGTGTTCATATCAATACAGGCCTTCCCAGCCCTGGTGGATGTTACTCAGTCATGTGAGATCAGCAAGATCAGCTGTGGGTCGCGTCACACTGCGGCAGTCACAA GTACAGGTGATCTCTACACTTGGGGCTGGG GTGAATACGGCCAGCTGGGACAGGGGACTGAGAACAGTTCAGACGAGCCAAGAAGGGTAGAGTTTTTCAAGGACCAGGGGCTGCGTGTGGTGGATGTAGTGTGTGGACCATGGAACACTTTTGTTTCTGCTATCAAAGAggacccctctctccatcctgacACACATCCTTAA